A genomic window from Streptococcus sanguinis includes:
- a CDS encoding violacein biosynthesis protein VioB has product MGEVLALSADGRLLIGKAKPQWMIQAYWSKRNLGDASWAREMDGSALLNAVAVWFEKAC; this is encoded by the coding sequence TTGGGTGAAGTCCTTGCGCTGTCAGCAGATGGGAGACTGCTGATAGGTAAGGCCAAGCCACAGTGGATGATTCAAGCATATTGGTCTAAGAGGAATTTGGGAGATGCCTCTTGGGCTAGGGAAATGGATGGTTCAGCATTGCTAAATGCAGTCGCTGTCTGGTTTGAAAAAGCTTGTTAA
- a CDS encoding SIS domain-containing protein: protein MRKRMLDYSQEELQRLGADITTREIYQQPEVWQEAFDSYKAQAADIAAFLKKIEDKHDYIKVIFAGAGSSAYVGDTLTPYFRQIYDERKWNFNAIATTDIVANPLVHLKREVPTVLVSFARSGNSPESVATVDLAKQLVDDLYQITITCAAQGKLAQQAQGDEKNLLLLQPEASNDAGFAMTSSFSSMMLTALLVFDRADLTQKEAKVAALLQLSQDVLERVADVQQLVDLDFSRVIYLGAGPFFGLAHEAQLKILELTAGQIATMYESPVGFRHGPKSLINEDTIVLVFGSTDAYTKSYDLDLVREVAGDGIVLRLVLLTDREEQLEGVEQVVLSTQEPLGDSYRIFPYIVYAQLFALLSSLKVKNRPDTPSPTGTVNRVVQGVIIHPLGQ from the coding sequence ATGAGAAAGAGAATGTTAGATTATTCACAGGAAGAATTGCAGCGTCTGGGGGCTGACATCACAACGAGAGAAATCTATCAGCAGCCTGAGGTTTGGCAGGAAGCCTTTGACAGTTACAAGGCTCAGGCCGCAGACATCGCTGCTTTTCTGAAAAAAATCGAGGACAAACATGACTACATCAAGGTCATTTTTGCCGGAGCCGGCTCATCAGCCTATGTCGGAGATACTTTGACGCCTTATTTCAGGCAGATTTATGATGAGCGCAAATGGAATTTTAACGCTATTGCGACGACAGATATCGTGGCCAACCCCTTGGTACATCTGAAGAGAGAAGTACCGACAGTGCTGGTTTCCTTTGCCCGCAGCGGCAATTCACCAGAAAGTGTAGCGACTGTGGACTTGGCTAAGCAGCTGGTGGATGACTTGTACCAGATTACCATTACTTGTGCTGCCCAAGGCAAGCTGGCCCAGCAGGCCCAAGGTGATGAAAAGAATCTTTTGCTCCTGCAGCCGGAAGCTTCTAATGATGCTGGCTTTGCCATGACCTCTAGCTTCAGCTCCATGATGCTGACAGCCCTTTTGGTCTTTGACCGGGCTGATCTAACTCAGAAAGAAGCCAAGGTTGCGGCTCTGCTTCAGCTCAGTCAGGATGTTTTAGAACGCGTTGCAGATGTGCAGCAGCTGGTTGATTTGGATTTCAGTCGGGTCATTTATCTGGGGGCAGGGCCTTTCTTTGGTCTGGCGCATGAAGCCCAGCTTAAGATTTTAGAGCTGACAGCCGGTCAGATTGCGACTATGTACGAAAGCCCAGTCGGCTTCCGACATGGACCAAAGTCCCTAATCAACGAAGACACAATTGTTCTGGTCTTTGGCTCGACAGATGCTTATACCAAGTCTTACGATTTAGACTTGGTGCGGGAAGTGGCTGGTGACGGGATTGTCCTCAGACTGGTCTTGCTGACTGACCGGGAGGAGCAGTTGGAAGGAGTCGAGCAAGTAGTGCTAAGTACCCAAGAGCCTCTGGGAGATAGCTATCGCATCTTCCCTTACATCGTTTACGCTCAGCTATTTGCCCTCTTGTCCTCGCTCAAGGTCAAGAACCGTCCTGACACACCGTCTCCGACAGGAACAGTCAATCGCGTAGTACAGGGAGTTATTATTCACCCTCTTGGGCAGTAA
- the lacD gene encoding tagatose-bisphosphate aldolase: MQKLQISHKKVNHLKKLSDEQGIIGALAIDQRGSLKKMLASGEDVPSGDQALVQFKELISSQLTPYASSILLDPEFGLPAAELRDASCGLIVAYEKTGYDATAEGRLPDLLPNWSASRIRDMGADAVKVLIYYDVDDKPEINDIKQAWVERVGSECLAEDIPYFLEILTYDAKSDSVLDDNYAKLKPHKVNEAVKLFSDPRYHVDVLKVEVPVNMNFVEGFTKEGVEPVYSVTEARAFFKEQSDATHLPFIFLSAGVSAELFQETLRLAHEAGSRFNGVLCGRATWKDAVSVFAQEGAAVARAWLDETGRQNIEDLNQVLRQTAVSWLDKLDLPFEDRSWQVRDF; the protein is encoded by the coding sequence ATGCAGAAATTACAAATCAGCCACAAAAAAGTGAATCATTTGAAAAAACTATCAGACGAGCAGGGGATTATCGGGGCTTTGGCTATTGACCAGCGTGGATCACTCAAGAAAATGCTGGCCAGCGGAGAAGATGTGCCATCTGGTGATCAAGCTCTGGTTCAGTTTAAAGAATTAATCTCTAGTCAGCTGACGCCCTATGCCAGCTCCATCCTGTTGGATCCGGAGTTCGGTCTGCCGGCAGCCGAGCTGCGGGATGCTTCCTGCGGGCTGATAGTAGCCTATGAAAAGACTGGCTATGATGCGACTGCCGAGGGCCGCCTGCCGGACTTGCTGCCAAACTGGTCAGCTAGCCGTATCCGAGACATGGGCGCAGATGCCGTCAAGGTCTTGATTTACTATGATGTGGACGACAAGCCAGAAATCAACGACATCAAGCAGGCCTGGGTTGAGCGCGTGGGCAGTGAATGCTTAGCTGAGGACATTCCCTATTTTCTGGAGATTCTGACCTATGATGCTAAGAGTGACAGTGTCTTGGACGATAACTATGCCAAGCTTAAGCCGCATAAGGTCAACGAGGCAGTCAAGCTCTTTTCAGATCCCCGTTACCATGTAGATGTCTTAAAAGTTGAAGTGCCGGTCAATATGAACTTTGTCGAGGGCTTCACCAAAGAAGGAGTTGAGCCAGTCTACAGCGTGACAGAAGCCCGAGCTTTCTTTAAAGAACAGTCAGATGCGACGCACTTACCCTTCATCTTCCTCAGCGCTGGTGTCAGTGCCGAGCTTTTCCAAGAAACGCTGCGGCTAGCCCATGAAGCGGGCTCACGGTTTAACGGTGTTCTGTGCGGACGGGCTACCTGGAAGGATGCAGTTTCTGTCTTTGCCCAAGAGGGAGCTGCAGTAGCTCGAGCGTGGCTGGACGAGACAGGCCGTCAGAATATCGAGGATCTTAATCAAGTCTTGCGCCAAACAGCAGTGTCTTGGCTGGACAAGCTTGACCTGCCTTTTGAAGACAGGTCTTGGCAAGTTCGTGATTTTTAA
- a CDS encoding galactose mutarotase, with protein sequence MKSYQESIFGRLGSQEILAYTFENDQGYRLTVMNYGATVVQYVTPDKDNHFDNIVVGFDRFEDYIGNSPKHGASIGPVAGRIARAAFELNGQTFQLEANNGLNCNHSGSSGWDSAVFEVEEVSNDGLTFYTERTDRTGGFPGNLKIWVSYTLTEKGELEISYQVQTDQDTLVNPTNHSYFNLSGRFNQPIDDHILQLNTDGVYPIAADGLPEKKADAERDFVKKLTKGAALKEIFDATDEQIRLVSGLDHPFVLSPSRDQAGTLYHPVSGRRLTIQTQAPCLVIYSANCVDDSVQFDGQPMIQHNGLALEAQALPDAIHSSQQSDVILKAGQIFTSRTVYYADVKATL encoded by the coding sequence ATGAAATCTTACCAAGAATCCATTTTTGGCAGGCTGGGAAGTCAGGAGATTCTGGCTTATACCTTTGAAAACGATCAAGGCTATCGTCTGACAGTCATGAACTACGGAGCAACTGTCGTCCAGTATGTTACTCCTGATAAGGATAATCACTTTGACAATATCGTCGTCGGGTTTGATCGGTTTGAGGATTATATTGGAAACAGCCCTAAGCATGGAGCCAGTATTGGTCCGGTGGCTGGGCGTATTGCTAGAGCGGCTTTTGAGCTGAATGGTCAGACCTTTCAGCTAGAGGCCAATAATGGCCTAAACTGCAATCATAGTGGATCAAGCGGCTGGGATAGTGCGGTTTTTGAAGTAGAGGAAGTCAGCAATGACGGGCTCACCTTTTATACAGAGCGGACTGACAGAACTGGCGGCTTTCCTGGTAATCTGAAAATCTGGGTTTCCTATACCCTGACAGAGAAGGGCGAGCTAGAAATATCCTATCAGGTCCAGACAGATCAGGATACCTTGGTCAATCCTACTAACCACAGCTATTTCAACCTGTCTGGTCGTTTCAATCAGCCCATTGATGACCATATCCTTCAGCTCAATACTGATGGTGTCTATCCTATCGCAGCTGACGGTCTTCCCGAAAAAAAGGCTGATGCAGAGCGTGACTTTGTCAAGAAGCTGACCAAGGGCGCTGCCCTTAAGGAAATTTTCGATGCGACCGATGAGCAAATTCGGCTGGTATCTGGTTTGGATCATCCTTTTGTGCTAAGCCCAAGCCGAGACCAGGCAGGGACGCTCTATCATCCAGTATCTGGCCGCCGCCTGACCATTCAGACTCAGGCGCCCTGCCTAGTGATTTATTCAGCGAATTGCGTAGATGATTCGGTTCAATTTGATGGCCAGCCTATGATTCAGCATAATGGCTTGGCTCTGGAAGCTCAGGCCCTGCCGGATGCCATTCACAGTAGCCAGCAGTCAGATGTCATTCTCAAGGCCGGTCAGATTTTCACTAGCAGGACAGTGTACTACGCTGATGTAAAAGCAACTTTATAA
- the ruvB gene encoding Holliday junction branch migration DNA helicase RuvB — translation MSRILDNELMGDEELVERTLRPQYLQEYIGQDKVKDQLKIFIEAAKLRDEALDHTLLFGPPGLGKTTMAFVIANELGVNLKQTSGPVIEKSGDLVAILNDLEPGDVLFIDEIHRLPMAVEEVLYSAMEDFYIDIMIGSGEASRSVHLDLPPFTLIGATTRAGMLSNPLRARFGITGHMEYYEADDLAEIVERTAEIFEMDITHEAAKELALRSRGTPRIANRLLKRVRDYAQIMGNGLIDDKITDQALSMLDVDQEGLDYVDQKILKTMIEVYGGGPVGLGTLSVNIAEERETVEDMYEPYLIQKGFVMRTRTGRVATRKAYEHLGYEYMKE, via the coding sequence ATGAGTAGAATTTTAGATAATGAGTTAATGGGTGATGAGGAACTGGTAGAGCGCACCTTGCGCCCCCAGTATTTACAGGAGTATATTGGTCAGGATAAGGTCAAGGATCAGCTGAAGATTTTTATTGAAGCTGCTAAGCTAAGGGATGAGGCGCTGGATCACACTCTGCTTTTTGGTCCTCCAGGTCTGGGGAAGACGACCATGGCCTTTGTCATTGCCAATGAACTAGGCGTTAATCTCAAGCAGACTTCAGGTCCGGTGATTGAGAAATCTGGTGATTTGGTTGCAATCTTAAATGACCTTGAACCGGGTGATGTCCTCTTTATAGATGAGATTCACCGCTTGCCAATGGCAGTAGAGGAAGTGCTGTACAGCGCTATGGAAGACTTTTACATTGACATTATGATTGGCTCAGGCGAGGCCAGTCGCAGTGTCCATCTGGATTTGCCACCTTTCACTCTGATTGGGGCGACCACTCGGGCAGGTATGCTGTCCAATCCTCTGCGGGCTCGCTTTGGGATTACTGGTCACATGGAGTATTATGAAGCGGACGACCTGGCGGAAATCGTTGAGCGGACGGCAGAGATTTTTGAGATGGATATTACTCACGAGGCTGCGAAGGAGCTGGCTCTGCGTAGCCGAGGTACACCGCGGATTGCCAACCGTTTGCTCAAGCGGGTCCGGGACTATGCGCAGATTATGGGCAATGGCCTGATTGATGATAAAATAACCGACCAGGCTCTCTCCATGCTGGATGTGGATCAGGAAGGGCTGGACTATGTGGACCAGAAGATTTTGAAGACCATGATTGAGGTCTACGGTGGCGGTCCGGTGGGGCTGGGAACCCTCTCGGTCAATATTGCTGAGGAGCGTGAAACAGTGGAGGACATGTATGAGCCTTACCTGATTCAGAAAGGGTTTGTCATGCGAACTCGGACTGGGCGCGTGGCTACCCGTAAAGCCTATGAGCATCTAGGATATGAGTATATGAAGGAATGA
- a CDS encoding nucleotidyltransferase family protein, translating to MMTEKEILDRLGQAPDIRAILEIIRSLELKDSWLAAGCVRNFIWNMLSERSGFDSDTDVDVIFFDPSYAETETVELEAKLKADWPQYRWELRNQAYMHRYSPGTAPYKNACEAMSKYPERCTAIGLRLLENDKLELFAPYGLEDILNFQVRPTPHFLENKERQLVYAERLAKKNWQKRWPQLEYHYPDK from the coding sequence ATGATGACAGAAAAGGAGATTTTAGACCGACTAGGTCAAGCTCCAGACATCCGAGCGATTTTGGAAATTATTCGCAGTCTGGAGCTCAAGGATTCTTGGTTAGCGGCTGGATGTGTGAGGAATTTTATCTGGAATATGCTGTCAGAGCGATCAGGTTTTGATTCTGACACGGATGTAGATGTCATTTTTTTTGATCCGAGTTATGCTGAGACGGAGACGGTAGAGCTGGAAGCCAAGCTCAAGGCAGACTGGCCACAGTATCGATGGGAGCTGAGAAATCAAGCCTATATGCACCGCTATAGTCCTGGAACGGCGCCTTATAAAAATGCTTGCGAAGCCATGAGTAAGTATCCTGAGCGCTGCACGGCTATCGGCCTGCGCTTACTGGAAAATGACAAACTGGAACTTTTTGCTCCCTATGGTTTGGAGGATATCTTAAACTTTCAGGTCAGACCGACTCCTCATTTTCTTGAAAATAAGGAGCGCCAGCTTGTCTATGCTGAACGTTTGGCTAAGAAGAATTGGCAGAAACGCTGGCCGCAGCTGGAATACCACTATCCTGATAAATAG
- a CDS encoding low molecular weight phosphotyrosine protein phosphatase has product MKKIVFVCLGNICRSPMAEFVMKSLTDQLKIESRATSSWEHGNPIHRGTQAIFKKYAISYDRNKTSQQISAADFADFDYIIGMDESNVRDLKRMAPEDFQHKIYQFEEESVPDPWYTGDFDQTYDLVLAGCKKWLERLDG; this is encoded by the coding sequence ATGAAGAAAATTGTATTTGTATGTTTGGGCAATATCTGCCGCAGTCCGATGGCAGAATTTGTCATGAAGAGTTTAACAGACCAACTGAAAATCGAGAGCCGGGCAACCTCAAGCTGGGAGCACGGCAATCCCATTCATCGGGGAACACAGGCTATTTTTAAGAAATATGCCATTTCTTATGATAGGAACAAGACTTCTCAGCAGATTTCGGCAGCGGATTTTGCGGATTTTGACTACATCATCGGTATGGATGAAAGCAATGTCCGAGATTTGAAGCGGATGGCGCCTGAGGATTTTCAGCATAAAATTTATCAGTTTGAAGAAGAAAGTGTGCCAGATCCTTGGTACACAGGAGATTTTGACCAAACCTATGATTTGGTCTTGGCTGGCTGCAAGAAGTGGCTAGAGCGTTTGGATGGATAG
- a CDS encoding acyltransferase gives MRIKWFSLVRITGLLLVLLYHYFQGVFPGGFIGVDIFFTFSGFLITSLLIDEFAKKKEIDIQGFFKRRFYRIVPPLVFMILVVMPFTLLIRKDFVAGIGTQIAAALGFVTNFYEMLSGGNYESQFVPHILIHTWSLALEVHYYVLWGLAAWGLGKVAKSTARYRGMIALVSVGLFLVSFVSMFVGALTTKNYSDIYFSSLTHVFPFFAGSILATLSGVGHVSSRFKMLEEKLALKQVLGIMGGSAAILLLLSFLLKFDNLWTYLIGFLISTILACLMILAARMLHDKLPDVKEPSVINFIADTSYGVYLFHWPFYIIFTQLMSNGLAVLLATLLSLTFAALSFYILEPTLAGRQPVIMGTKMDLSSLTRPIFYSMIPLTLIMFFISVTAPKVGAFEESLIVNALNQADTKMQTTRSQVDQSKATEYNVADGITLIGDSVALRSSDQLQQILPGIELDAVVSRSLSTGLEVYKTAIANRVLKKQVVLALGTNSSGYSNELLDEYVSSLPKGHQLILVTPYDGRSEGGVLAQQREHMLELAKKYDYVFVADWHQTAIDNPQIWEGTDYVHFGSTPESIIEGATLYANTIKQAIEEANSGNVKP, from the coding sequence ATGCGCATTAAATGGTTTTCGCTCGTCAGAATCACGGGGCTGCTTCTAGTTCTGCTTTACCATTACTTCCAGGGCGTTTTCCCTGGGGGTTTTATTGGCGTGGATATCTTCTTTACCTTTTCTGGCTTCTTGATTACTTCTCTGCTTATTGACGAGTTTGCCAAGAAGAAAGAAATCGATATCCAAGGCTTTTTCAAACGGCGTTTTTATCGGATTGTACCGCCTCTGGTCTTTATGATTTTGGTCGTTATGCCCTTTACCCTCTTGATTCGTAAGGATTTTGTGGCTGGGATTGGGACGCAGATTGCGGCTGCCTTGGGCTTTGTGACCAACTTTTACGAAATGCTATCTGGCGGCAATTATGAGAGTCAGTTTGTACCGCACATCTTGATCCATACTTGGAGTCTGGCTTTAGAAGTGCACTATTATGTTCTTTGGGGCTTGGCTGCTTGGGGCTTGGGCAAGGTTGCTAAGTCAACGGCCCGCTATCGCGGTATGATTGCGCTGGTTTCTGTAGGTCTCTTTTTGGTCAGCTTTGTATCAATGTTTGTTGGCGCTTTGACCACTAAGAATTACTCTGACATTTATTTTTCAAGTTTGACCCACGTCTTTCCTTTCTTTGCAGGAAGCATCCTAGCAACCTTGTCTGGTGTCGGCCATGTCAGCAGTCGCTTTAAGATGCTGGAGGAAAAGCTGGCTCTCAAGCAAGTACTAGGAATTATGGGGGGCAGCGCAGCTATTTTGCTTTTGCTCAGCTTCCTGCTCAAGTTTGACAATCTTTGGACCTACCTGATAGGATTCTTGATTTCGACTATTTTGGCCTGTCTGATGATTTTGGCAGCTAGGATGCTGCATGACAAGCTCCCTGATGTGAAGGAGCCTAGTGTTATCAACTTTATCGCAGATACCAGCTATGGAGTTTATCTCTTCCACTGGCCTTTCTATATTATCTTTACCCAGCTGATGAGTAATGGTTTGGCTGTTCTTTTGGCCACGCTGCTGTCTCTTACTTTTGCAGCCTTGTCTTTCTATATCTTGGAGCCAACTCTTGCTGGTCGTCAGCCAGTTATCATGGGAACCAAGATGGACCTATCGTCTCTTACTAGACCAATTTTTTACAGTATGATTCCACTGACTTTAATCATGTTCTTTATCTCGGTGACAGCACCAAAGGTAGGAGCTTTTGAGGAAAGTTTGATTGTCAACGCTCTGAATCAAGCAGACACTAAGATGCAGACAACTCGAAGTCAGGTTGATCAGTCCAAGGCGACTGAGTACAATGTGGCGGACGGAATTACCTTGATTGGCGACTCGGTTGCCCTGCGCTCTAGCGATCAATTGCAGCAGATTTTGCCAGGAATCGAGCTAGACGCTGTCGTTAGCCGCAGTCTGAGTACAGGCTTGGAGGTCTATAAGACAGCTATTGCTAATAGGGTGCTGAAGAAGCAGGTTGTTCTGGCTCTTGGAACCAATTCGTCCGGTTACTCGAATGAGCTTTTAGACGAGTATGTTTCCAGCCTGCCTAAGGGGCATCAACTGATTCTCGTGACTCCTTATGACGGTCGCTCAGAGGGTGGTGTCTTGGCTCAGCAGAGGGAGCATATGCTGGAATTAGCCAAGAAGTACGACTATGTCTTTGTGGCTGACTGGCATCAAACTGCTATTGACAATCCGCAGATTTGGGAAGGGACAGACTATGTCCACTTTGGATCGACCCCAGAGTCCATCATTGAGGGGGCAACTCTCTATGCCAATACCATTAAGCAAGCCATAGAAGAAGCAAATTCAGGTAATGTGAAACCATAA
- a CDS encoding TIGR04197 family type VII secretion effector encodes MMGQIKSSAISAGSAISELVGVDTSNAQNQQVEFSYTTGIAGMEAGRQACNQMLQAVSDFSSAVLTQANKFPEIAAKIEKRDIEEAKRWES; translated from the coding sequence ATAATGGGACAAATTAAATCGAGCGCTATTTCAGCTGGCTCTGCTATCAGCGAGCTAGTTGGAGTTGATACTAGCAATGCACAAAATCAACAAGTCGAATTTTCCTATACAACAGGGATTGCTGGGATGGAAGCTGGCCGTCAGGCCTGCAATCAAATGCTGCAGGCTGTCAGTGACTTCAGCTCAGCTGTTCTTACTCAGGCCAATAAATTTCCAGAAATTGCTGCAAAAATTGAGAAACGCGATATAGAGGAAGCCAAGCGCTGGGAGAGTTGA
- a CDS encoding cingulin, protein MKADKSEKERQALYEKILKVDQKEDEFMTMKRQYEISLANFATDFQYLATRMEHLLYEHPQNTAALSRDLAETQYLNRQVKNYVDVQMDELGKISHQARKTMEKEREELTKERNSLPWE, encoded by the coding sequence ATGAAGGCAGATAAAAGCGAAAAAGAACGCCAGGCACTTTACGAAAAAATTCTCAAAGTTGACCAAAAAGAAGACGAATTTATGACAATGAAACGTCAATACGAGATTTCTCTGGCGAATTTTGCGACGGATTTCCAGTATTTGGCGACCCGAATGGAACATCTACTTTATGAGCATCCGCAAAATACTGCTGCCCTCAGTCGAGATTTAGCAGAAACTCAGTATCTTAACCGACAGGTTAAGAACTATGTGGATGTTCAGATGGATGAACTGGGAAAGATTAGTCATCAAGCAAGAAAGACTATGGAAAAAGAGCGAGAAGAACTGACCAAAGAAAGGAATAGTCTGCCATGGGAGTAA
- a CDS encoding IS30 family transposase: protein MTYTHLTTNELVMIEAYYKEGIKVTDILKALGRSKQTIYNVINYLKEEHSAYDYYNRYKINKKRCGRNKTRLTQAEKDFIQTHLNLSWSLDVIKGAYPDRISCSMRTLYRLADRGILKKEDLPWKGKRKPNGHSEKRGKQAFRRDLRERAAIYPNFKTEFGHLEGDTIVGEKHKSAVITLVERLSKAIITLKTNGRKASDIEVSINQWLSQVPSHLFKSITFDCGKEFSNWKSISNAHDIDIFFADPGCPGQRGLNEHSNGLLRRNGLPKQMDFTAISQNYLSAIADKRNRIPRKSLNYQTPYQVFLSYLKSLT from the coding sequence ATGACCTATACACATCTTACCACAAACGAGCTTGTAATGATAGAGGCTTACTACAAAGAAGGTATAAAAGTTACAGATATTCTAAAAGCTCTTGGAAGATCAAAACAGACCATCTACAATGTCATCAACTATCTGAAAGAGGAGCACTCTGCTTATGATTACTATAACCGATATAAAATCAATAAGAAACGCTGTGGCAGGAATAAAACAAGGCTTACACAAGCAGAAAAAGATTTTATCCAAACTCATTTAAATCTAAGCTGGAGCCTTGATGTCATTAAGGGAGCTTATCCAGATAGGATTTCTTGTTCTATGAGAACTCTCTATCGACTAGCAGACCGTGGTATTCTAAAGAAAGAGGATCTCCCTTGGAAAGGCAAAAGAAAACCAAATGGTCATAGCGAAAAACGAGGAAAACAAGCGTTTCGCAGAGATTTACGTGAGAGAGCAGCCATTTATCCTAATTTTAAGACAGAATTTGGTCATCTAGAAGGGGATACCATTGTTGGCGAGAAACACAAAAGTGCGGTTATTACTTTGGTAGAACGCCTCTCAAAAGCCATCATCACACTGAAAACTAATGGACGGAAAGCAAGTGATATTGAGGTTTCCATCAATCAATGGTTGTCTCAAGTCCCCAGCCATCTCTTTAAGTCGATAACTTTTGATTGTGGGAAAGAATTTTCTAATTGGAAGTCTATTTCGAATGCGCATGACATTGATATTTTCTTTGCGGATCCAGGCTGTCCTGGTCAAAGAGGCCTCAATGAACATTCTAATGGCTTATTAAGACGAAATGGATTACCGAAACAAATGGATTTTACTGCTATTTCTCAAAATTATTTATCAGCTATCGCTGATAAAAGAAATAGAATTCCTAGGAAATCTTTAAATTATCAAACACCATACCAAGTTTTTCTGAGTTACTTGAAAAGTCTAACTTAA